One region of Fragaria vesca subsp. vesca linkage group LG4, FraVesHawaii_1.0, whole genome shotgun sequence genomic DNA includes:
- the LOC101305261 gene encoding uncharacterized protein LOC101305261, whose amino-acid sequence MAAKGETSSSKVRNREFLLEIEAKVRKWWEDEKVFSAECEKPGHKFFGKLPFDSFMENPFSLSKLEWLPDIPIDVIRFALVYVCDGAVDEAKINFLHSNAASVYNAANTAILKFNEEMSWHEEFLAADFESLRCGPPSTFADRVFANEINIALNRTKEQYEAGQFRGALDSIFELQDARDWYKISCGGTNAMNRDLVWRFMDVQTCLITPICPHYREYVWRDLLNKMDFVVNADWPVADAPDESILQSGDKYLKDLIDSMKRHVESERNKKGTALATTSLTDESQKLEALIYVNEAGDTLTFSTEALHTDFKQHGNEFNQNAKVKFGDQFLDLKLPFREKVLLQNLNFIKREIGLDKVQVLSATNPGDLAKAGSPIKLSDAESSSPGKPAILSLTCPKRDFRSFGTSKTTPLMADLSSSGSAPKHTNPLTMLSLWPKFKLPQIFSQREENYPEELSQREKYYPEKCHNNPASLYRPPSKLLFQGSFDKALDTACNQDKWLLVNMQCLDNFSSHMLNHHVWSEKAVCETISTNLIFWHEYFDTPEGDMVSRKYILDSRTIVLLIDPMTSEAMCSWKGMVNPNDFMEDLVPYLLTSPKNNCVPQEEKELLRHTSKLETSSGSTSKAKQD is encoded by the exons ATGGCAGCCAAAGGTGAGACGAGCTCATCCAAAGTGCGCAATAGAGAGTTTCTCTTGGAGATTGAGGCAAAAGTTCGAAAATGGTGGGAAGACGAGAAAGTTTTCAGTGCTGAATGTGAAAAGCCTGGTCACAAGTTCTTTGGAAAACTCCCTTTTGATAGTTTTATGGAAAATCCGTTCAGTCTGTCAAAGCTGGAATGGCTGCCAGATATTCCTATTGATGTCATCAGATTTGCTTTGGTATATGTTTGTGATGGTGCTGTTGATGAGGCAAAAATCAACTTTCTACATAGCAATGCAGCTTCTGTATACAATGCTGCAAACACTGCCATCCTAAAATTCAATGAAGAGATGTCATGGCATGAAGAATTCTTGGCTGCAGATTTTGAATCTTTGAGATGTGGTCCCCCTTCTACTTTCGCAGACAGGGTGTTTGCCAATGAGATAAACATTGCTTTGAACAGGACCAAAGAGCAATACGAAGCTGGCCAGTTTCGAGGAGCCCTGGATTCCATTTTTGAGCTTCAAGATGCCAGAGATTGGTACAAGATTTCATGTGGTGGTACAAACGCAATGAACCGTGACTTGGTGTGGCGTTTTATGGATGTGCAGACATGTCTTATAACTCCAATCTGTCCACACTATAGGGAGTATGTCTGGAGGGATCTTCTGAACAAGATGGACTTTGTGGTGAATGCAGACTGGCCTGTCGCTGATGCTCCAGATGAGTCAATCCTTCAGAGTGGCGATAAGTATTTGAAAGACTTAATTGATTCAATGAAGAGACACGTTGAAAGTGAGAGAAATAAGAAGGGTACTGCTCTAGCTACCACTAGTTTGACAGACGAAAGCCAAAAATTAGAAGCTCTTATATATGTTAATGAGGCAGGTGATACACTTACTTTCTCTACCGAGGCATTGCATACAGATTTTAAACAACACGGAAATGAGTTCAATCAGAATGCGAAAGTAAAGTTCGGGGATCAATTCTTAGATTTGAAGCTGCCTTTTAGAGAGAAAGTGCTTCTACAGAATTTGAACTTTATTAAGAGGGAAATTGGTCTTGACAAGGTGCAAGTTTTATCAGCTACCAACCCTGGTGATCTTGCTAAAGCTGGTTCTCCTATTAAATTGTCAGATGCTGAATCTTCCTCACCTGGAAAGCCAGCTATTCTCTCCTTGACATG TCCAAAAAGAGATTTTAGATCATTTGGTACTTCAAAGACTACACCGTTAATGGCCGATTTATCCTCATCTGGCTCTGCACCAAAGCACACCAACCCTTTAACCATGCTCAGTTTGTGGCCAAAATTTAAGCTACCCCAAATATTCTCACAAAGGGAAGAAAATTACCCCGAAGAACTCTCACAAAGGGAAAAATACTATCCTGAAAAATGTCACAATAATCCTGCTTCCTTGTATCGCCCTCCCTCTAAGCTACTCTTCCAGGGTTCCTTTGACAAG GCCTTAGATACTGCTTGTAACCAAGACAAATGGCTCCTGGTGAACATGCAATGTTTGGATAATTTCAGCTCGCATATG CTTAATCACCACGTCTGGTCTGAAAAAGCTGTCTGTGAGACCATTAGTACCAATCTTATCTTTTGGCAC GAGTATTTTGATACACCTGAAGGTGATATGGTTTCCAGAAAGTACATCTTGGACTCAAGAACCATAGTGCTGCTGATTGACCCCATGACTAGTGAAGCAATGTGTTCATGGAAAGGAATGGTTAATCCGAATGATTTTATGGAG GATCTAGTACCATACTTGCTGACTAGCCCCAAGAATAACTGTGTACCTCAAGAAGAGAAGGAACTACTGCGGCACACATCGAAGTTGGAGACAAGTAGTGGAAGTACTTCCAAAGCCAAACAAGACTAG
- the LOC101296949 gene encoding nudix hydrolase 17, mitochondrial-like: MTCLVARTGRELQRYNMGRRQVVGCIPYRYKNGVDGTESKELEFLVITSQKGNAFMFPKGGWELDESVEEAASRESLEEAGVLGNVECQLGQWSFMSKRHDTYYEGYMFPLFVKEQLDLWPEKNVRQRVWMTAAKAREACQHWWMKEALDILVERLTSEQNQRDEEDASLVSACSLS; this comes from the exons ATGACTTGTTTAGTTGCTAGAACGGGAAGGGAGTTGCAGAGGTACAACATGGGCCGCCGTCAAGTCGTAGG GTGCATACCTTATAGATACAAAAATGGCGTTGATGGTACCGAAAGCAAGGAGTTGGAATTTCTTGTGATAACTTCACAGAAAGGCAATGCATTCATGTTTCCTAAG GGTGGTTGGGAACTTGATGAATCTGTAGAAGAAGCTGCTTCAAGAGAATCGCTAGAAGAAGCAGGAGTTCTTGGAAATGTTGAG TGTCAATTGGGACAATGGAGTTTCATGAGCAAAAGACACGACACATATTATGAAGGCTACATGTTTCCTTTGTTTGTCAAGGAGCAACTGGATCTCTGGCCAGAGAAGAACGTACGACAACGCGTTTGG ATGACTGCTGCCAAAGCTAGAGAAGCTTGTCAACATTGGTGGATGAAGGAAGCCTTGGACATTTTGGTCGAGCGGCTTACATCAGAACAGAATCAGAGGGATGAAGAAGATGCGAGTCTAGTATCGGCTTGTTCTCTGAGCTAA